catggattacaacaaacatcctCACTCTCCAGCTTTGTGAATCAAGACGATTTCTTGTCGTCTCATTTGCAAAAGTTTAACGGCCACAAAAGCAAAAAATTCTTTGGTAAATATGGCCTGAAGTTTGACTAAAAGTATtaaaacgcacagtatgtaagttccaccaccagggggctctcaatcaaaacaacaaaaaatgaagctcaaggctggcggggaatcatgggagtgactGTCTCCGCTACTCCCCCTGTGAACCTGTTACATCTAATACTGTTATCTTTAGAAATGACCTTTGTTTTGGCGGTCTTACCTTCTGCAGCAGCCGAGGGGACGGATACGCCGCCAAGATGGCCGAGGCCATATCTGGACTGACTCTGTTCAGCTGCTGGATCTGTCTCTTCCACACCTGCAGCAGCCCCTTCCCCGCCTTATCCGACTTCTGCCCCCCCGCCCACTCGCTCTCCAGGCAGAAAGAGAAGCCCGTCTTGTCCCTCTCTCGCCTGCAACCACAGAGGATCATGGGAAATGTCAGTTTGACgatgtgagagaaaaaaaggtcagGGAGGGGGCGGAGCCTGTGAACAACGAAGCTGGCTTACTTGAAAGGAGCTTCTGCAACCGCtttggttgtcatggtgatgtgaTCGGAGAAGTCCTTCCAGGTCGACAAGAATCGGACCGAGACGCCTGTGTGAAGCTGGAGATGCACCACTGCCTGATGGGAAATCAAGAGGACAGAAGGAGGCgattcaaatcaaaacaacgcacacacagagggagggcCAACGGCGCCTCGGAGCCGTACCGGGCCTTGGGTCGATccttaaatgaatgaaaaataacgACACTAACACAAACCCACCTCCTCTAATTCCACTCGCGAAACTTCAGGAAGAACCTCGGCTGCACcgttcttcctcctcttctttgccTTTCCTCCCCCCTGCTCCTCGCCCGCCACCGCCTCTCGAAACCTCTTCTGGCTCTGTGACTTGTTGGATCTGAGGACACAGAAGTTGATTCTCTCAGCGCCCCTTTGCTCTCCGTGTCGTCCTCTTCGCACATATTTTAACACCGACTGAGTTAATGAGTCAGTGAGCGCTTTACTTCACACCGTTGAACACAGTCACCTCCTTCTCTACTGTCAGACGGCAGGAAACCAGAGATTCAGCGCCtggtttaatgttttttctttcctcctcgcCCGTGATGTACTCGTCCTCAGAGCTACTAGCATCTCCAGTTAGAGTAAGAAATCGAAATGCTGAAATTATCGCTCCAATATGGATGATTTTCAGATGTTGCATCACCAGTTTTACTAGTCTATGATGTCCGGATTCACTCAGTCATGTTGATCTCAAAGAGTGTTTGTTCCTATCGATTGGCTTTTATACAGTTAATTACTTCCTGCAGCTATAAATTGAGTATCCTTGgatttaaatatcaaacagttTTGTATACAGATGTCGCCTTTGCCTACCTGAAGTATTTCTCCAGGTCGATGACCACCAGGCTGAGGATTTTGTCCGGATGACGTCTCTGTTGCTCCTGGACCCAGGAGCTCAGAGAGGGTCCGGAGTCAGACCTGCCCTGCCTCTCCTCCTGAAGGGAGAACACACAGGTGCACCTTTCATGTATACAGTCTACGTTTGAAACATTTTAGACACGTAAGccagtttccaccaagcggtggTGCCCAAATAGACCCCTCCTcgagggagacagctctctccaacgtgttgaatttggactgcagtaacccattttaaacactgggtgtcagagttacatattgctcctttaagctgTCGTGTCTGTCGCTATGCTGCACATGAACCAACTGACCTGGATGTAGTTGTGGATCAGAGTTATGAAGTCGTCAACGGTCATCTGCATCACAACGTGAGCCTCAGGTTCACACACACCATCCTcagtctgacacacagagagagaacagagctGTTATCAAAGacactaaaaacacatcaacgctgctttaaaaaaacagcttacaCTTCAAGGACTGGgggatcattttattttgaatatccTCTAGGCTGGATTTATGCAATGGGatagcaagtgtgtgtgtgtgtgtgtgtgtgtgtgtgtgtgtgtgtgtgtgtgtgtgtgtgtgtgtgtgtgtgtgtgtgtgtgtgtgtgtgtgtgtgtgtgtgtgtgtgtgtgtgtgtgtgtgtgtgtgtgtgtgtaatcaccTGAGCACAGGGAGTCCTCCTCATCCAGCTGACACTGCGCGGAAGCGGCTGTTTCTCGATGGCGCAGCTGCAGCCCAGAGCCTGCACCGACGCCAGCAGAGTCCCGCCTCCTTCGAGCTGAAGGAGAGCTGCGGACAaaacgacaacaacaaaacccTCACACATGCGTACAGATTTTACAACCGCTGTTAAAAGTCtgatttcaaagtgttttctgaCACGTATCTTCCATGTGTCGTCTCTACCTGGGTCCACAGCCACCACCATGTGCTTGATGCACTCCTCCGGCCTCAGCGCTTTGGCCGCCTCCGCCagagctctcctctctgctttctGCCTCTCCTGTTCCTGCCTGAGTGCGCCCTTGTCTTTCTGCTGCCCCTCCCTggcctgcctcctcctcctcagggcCTCCTCTCTCGAGGCATGCATCTCCTCGGCCGAACGTTTGGCGGGCTTCCTCTTGGCGGGGGAGGTTTCGGTGCAGGAGAGAGGCTCGGGAGGAAGAGCCGCCGAGTCCTCCGAGCCATCCGACGACCTGTTTGTCGTTGTTCTCACCTGATGGATGCTGGACAGATTGGACATGAAACACCGCTCAGCATATTTCCCATTAGCAGCCGCGGAGGAGGTGGTAATCACATtgtcctgtttctgtttgagtcTCTGTGCCAGCGGGACATAAGGTGCGCCGTCATCAGAATCGCTGCTGATCATCAACACGTCCGCCGTTCTTTTACCCACACTGCCCTTCACAGCGGTGAACTTGGCTGCTTCGGGTTTCTCCGTGTGGCTCCGGGAGACTTGGCTGAGGAAGTCGAACACAGGCAGCTCCTCGTCCAGATCACTGGTGGAGTCACTGTAGCTGCCCATGTCATTTCATGTCCAGCTGAAAATGACTGTTAacgagaaattaaaaaaaagaattcataACAATTCATACAATCTCTGTCGTGGATATGAACAGGAGTTTAAGCATTGGCAACACTAACCAAATGTTGTATTCAAAATTCAAACATTCACGGACAGAGCTGGGGGTGGGATAAGACACGCCCACTCACTCCATCATGCTGTTACCATCACATCAAACAGTCtgtgagacaaacaaacacgcGCAAACAAACTGATAAGCAAGTTTAGCTTGGCTATTTAGCCATGAGCGACGACTCAGCCAGTGATGAAATCTTTGCAACAGAAATGCAGTACGAGGTCAAGGACTCCTCTCCTCCAGAGTCTCCACGTGCAGTCCAGAGAGAGCAGATATGTCGAGGACATGGAGGCGAAGGAGTGGATGGGAGGCTGTCTCTGATTGGTAGACGTTGCCCCCTAGATGTTATGGCTGTAACACAGCCCTGTTTTTGCACTTTGCAATCGGCATGTGTCGTGTCGTGGCAAGCCATTTAGATTTCAGTTATAAGCGATCCGCGCAATTCTCTCAATCCACTTGACTCAACGCGGTTTGCTGAGTCTGGTGTTGTAGTTTTTCAAGGGTTTGGTGATGAAATCTGACACTTCATAACCTTGATCCAGCTCACTTTCATCCCGGTTGTtaagaaaaaatgaagaaaaactgGACAGGCTCGAAATCTGGATTACTAGTGCTTTACATGGAAAAGCAGGGGGCACAAAGATCCTCATAGGCCTTTTTAATTCATCatgttatatttaatatttataacTATTTGGTGGAATACTTAATTTGCAAttaaatcctttatttattaCGAAACCATgtctgtgtttcatgtttttttacttcttttcttGACTTTAGCACAcatcacagtttgttttatattttatgtctttatgattttaacacataaatcattttcttctgGTACCAGACTGCGAACCAAACTCTGTTCATAAATCTGCCGTATTTGGATTTATATGCATGTTATCAATAAAACTACTACCTGACAGATCATAATGCAAAAGGCACTCAATGGAAAGGTGTTTTAACAAATTCGGCGTCATCATAAAAAAGCTAACATTCATTATTTCAGGCAATTGCGCAAAACTCCGTTAACAAATCTGCCATAATTTGATTTCTATTCGTTTTTATCACATTAAATATTGAAGATGTGATAATAAACTATGTGGCACACAAACAGTAAGTGTTTTAAACAATTCGGCGAATAGATAACAAagaaaacttttcttattttagTATAATCTTGGATCTTTTTAGTTGGTGCAAACCGCTGAAAACAGGCTGTTGTCAAAAGTAGCTAACGTCACGCTAGCTTAAGGAGGCTTTACTCACTTTAAATAACATATTTGTTCACATACATAAGTTAACTATAAGTAAGATATGATGTTTGTTACTTAATAATAAGATCAACATACCAAAGGTGAAGTTTTGTGCGTTACATGAGAGCTCGTTTGATTTCCCCGGGTTGGAGGTTTTTCTTCTTCGGTGGTGTTTGTTGGCCGCTAACAACCTGGTCGCATTACCGCCACCTAGTGGACTGGAGggggaaacaacaaaaacaaagaagacaagACTGCATGAGTTGGGCTCCTAACTTTTGTTATTCCTTCAGCAACGACAGGAACTATTTTAGTTCTAATaaccccgtttagaggaacctttttagttcctgcttcagagtaggtaatCTCCCAGCACCATGGCAGAAAAAACAGTCCCCATGGTGTGAactagtggatagttcctcttagAAAAGTCTGCAGAACTGTTTGATCAGACAACACTTTAATTTTGCTCTTTCTGTTCAAGACAAGGAATTTATGTAAGTTTTATGTATTATTAAGTTCAATAACTTGAtcatgtaaaaacacaacataagaCATCAgacactttattgtcattgtatgcAATATACAACAACATTTTGTTGGAGACAAACAGCCCAGCAGCAATATAGGAgttaaagaatataaaatatacaGCTCGGGGAAAGAAGCAGTTCCTCAGTCTGTTAGTAAGGCAGGTTTTGGAGATAGGGGGACAAACAGACTGTGTCCTGGGTGTGTTGTCTACTTGCTGATGTTGGTTGCTCTCCTTTGTATAcctaattattgttttttatcttcatctaaaatcaattaaatcaaaatgcacacctttatttttatcttattttgtctagttttgctgtgttttattttattttttgtttcatttcgtttaaattatttgaatttagatttatttctttgttttctttgtttaattatattttatttttattttattttacttgctttattttgtttaagtTCATTTAAtggtattttatttaatcttattttatgtagttttatttgttatattttattttactttattttatttacagagtAGTACCCATTAAGCTATTATGATCCACCCTCCGTACCACTAGGCGGCGGTATACGCCGTTTTCCAACCTCCAGAAAACACCAAGAAGAAGCTACACGTAACTTTACGTAAGTGACGTCATTCAAGATGGCAGCGCTGGCGTCCTTGATGCTCAGGTCCAGAGCAGGTAACATATTTCTTCAATAAAACACGTTTGAGATAATCTCTTTTGATTGTGAAACATttatgtgttcatgttcatttttaattgaGAGTCTGAGAAGTTTCAGGAAACATGAAGTGCGTTAAAGAGGAGTTTATAGTTCATGCTAACTGTCGTGCCCCTGATTGATTATggtgatgttttaaaaacatgcatgcaGCTTCTCAGTGCCTTAAATCTTTAGATACTCTTCATCAAGGTTGTGATCACATCTCAAGAGCCTGACTCATCACTTCGTATTCATGTGCTGGAAGCTTCATTCTTCCCTCTGCCAGACTCACTAAACCTTTTCTTCTTATCCCCAAAGTGCGTCTTGAAACGGGGAAAAggagtttctcctgcagaaGGATCTCTCTGTGGGGGGTCCTGGTCTCTTTTAGAGTAGATTCAAGGTGTTGGAGGACAATGCTTTAGGTTGTACAGGCTTTGAATTTGAGATGCACCGATCCACTTTCACTCAGTTCCAGTCTGATTCCGattgcaatattttttaaatcatgataaatcctatttttaattgcatcgCAAGGTATCGTAAACATCGCTGGTGACGGCAGTACTCGAGTATGAGTGACTGGACTATAATCAAGCTGAATGTGAGTGATACTAAACCTGActttctctgctctgctggATTCAGGTTTGCTGTCACCTGGTCGCTCGGCTCTCCTGGACTCTGTGAGGTTTGCGTCGAAGAAGTCTGGAGGGAGCAGTAAGAACGTCGGAGGAAAGAGCGCCGGCAGGAGATATGGCTTCAAGAAACAGGACGGTAAATGCTTCAGATATTTGAGAGGCCCCTTCGTGTCATCTTAAAGTCTGAACTGCAGGAGATGTTGGTGTCCGAGGAGCTCTGAGGTGTCATGTGGATACTCACAgggtggagaggggggggggggaagcaggTTTTCAGTAGAAGGGTCCAGCAGGGCGATATGTTTCCAATCATGAAGAACCCAAGAAAAGAAGGCCTCTCTGTCAGAGTGAAGTTTAaggtagagtcagcagctttctccttcaaaataaaatacagacttctcctaaagtaaagctgcgccatcgtcccttctgggtctccatacatgtgtggtggtgactgtgcctgcagagactctgtcctctgactggattttactgttctgctttgttctggttgactcgggacgtttctgggcagagctggtgtgtttcctccagccaatgacagcgcagcaggtgagtttaggagtggatacaattcagggaTTGGACGCAATTCAAACCGCTGAATATGagggacgtggacgtagcagcaaagaagagaaaatacaatcacagtaaggagaaacaccaagcggataaaaattgttctaaaacgagggtgaaccttgtgttgtcttttacccgtggatgtggagttggtctgcttcctgttggacaggcaggtgacaaacacctgcggttagcttgtgttagcgtgcattagcttgcagtgtaggtaaaagcagtaaacgtacacactacatcctgcagtgagggtGAGCTTCTggggggcgatgagcccaggaggaggggcccagtttgaatgtttcttgATTCCCTGTCAGCCTTGATGTCATCTTGTCATCGTTTTGATATAGGGTCCCCTGGTGGTGGAGATTACATcctgtgcattaaaaaaaaagtacacatgGTTCTAAATTAAAGCCATGAGATGACCTGCGCCTGATGAATCAGCTAACgtctgtttccttttgtttacCAGGAAACTTCGTCCATGCAGGAAACATCCTGGCCACTCAGAGGCTGATGAGGTATCAGCCGGGCGCTCATGTAAGTTCTTCCTTTCTGTTTCTGAAAGTGTCGATCTGATGCAGTCAACACCCAACAcgtcctgatcctgatcctgaatCTCGTCCTCCCTCTCCTCAGGTGGGGATGGGGACCAATAAGACGCTGTACGCTCTGGAGGACGGTTACGTCCGGTTCACAAAGGAGGTCTACATCCCGGCACCACGCAGCCCCGAGTCCACGCAGATCATCACCAAGCTGCCCAAAGGAGCCGTGCTCTACAAGACCTTCATCAACGTCCTGCCGGTCAAACAGGAGGGCAAGTTCAAACTGGTGGACATGGTGTAAATCTGACCGGACTCGTTATCCTCCCACGTGTTCCAGAAGTGGGCGGGATCAGGAAGAATTCtctttgactgacagctgggGGACACACTTTGATTTGGAGTGTTTTCTCTTAGAGGTTACTTTTCAGCCATTACAGATCGTTTCACTTTTGCCACCTGAAGAAAATCAACTGGACTTTTTTGTCGTTTATTTATACGTGGAATGAAATCCCCGAGCTTTCCTTTAAATGGTCGTCACGGTCAGAGACGAGGTGAGAAGTGTGTCTGCTCGTACATCCTTAAAGAACAGACGTAACGAGAATATGTGCTGTACGTTCTGTATTAAAGTTTTATACATAAAAATCTGAAGAAAGTGGCGGacatctttttatttacttctCACTTAAAAGGCAGGGTGGGTCATTtattgaaaactagcatgattttgaaagtagcattccctaagtgctccgtctgcatccaccccctcccctctgtgctcccactaaagccacgcccctcacttacatgctcGAGcaccattggtccagaagcggacctcagctcatgctttgagtgtgggctagagcacgagcaaggagacagggaggcgtgtgattggttcatcagattggtacctcgtggcagacattagttgaagtttttacatgattacaactgatacagatgacggattttctttgttccttttttagagcacatgagttattcatttctgtcaggaacgaaagacaatttcaaccaacatCTTATAAAGTGTAAGTTAAATCTAAAACAACCTTCTGAAACCGTAACATTCTCTCTTCCCTGTGTcatcttggggttaagtgtcttgcccatggacacatcggacatgttactgcaggagctggggatcaaaccctcgccCTTCCAGttgagatgaccgactctaccaactgagccacagccctcCTAGCACTTTTGTGATGGTACTAAGTGCTTTACAAGAATTAAACATAGCacataaaacagattaaatgaataaaaaccgTAAAGTCGCTGAGTCACCAAAGATTGGACAGTCAATAAACTTGAGTAATAGAGGCCCCTCAGAGTTGAGATACCCCTACCCCGAGTTAGCACAAAGCAATTTAAACTAGAAAGCACTAACAGTTAGTTGTATAACAATATTTTACCATTAAATGACtttctttggttgtttttttgcatctcAAACTGAAAAATAGTGAAAATTAAGGCTCTTCCAAAAAGGTACAGCTCCTGATTTATCACACGTGTCTCtgaaaatcaaaaacagaacTTCACCGAATTAGGTCTAGAAGTTCACATGCAGATCTTAATTACAATTAAGCACAATTTCAATCAATACCACTTGACATTTTGGAAATATGcgcacttaaacacacatggagTTCAGGCGAAAATTGaaagttaaaacaaaacttcataAGCTCCGTATATCAAAGTTTCTCATCCTTAAAGTAAGAACACCCATCGTCAAAATTAGTCACGTTTATGTTCTTAAGACGGTTGTGACATCAGAAGAAGCTCTCCcagaaaagtttgtttttaagtagaTAGATTTGAGAAGTGCAGTACATAAAAGTGACCACCGGATGGTGTAAAATGtctgctgcaggaacagaaagagaagaaaccaCAAACACAGCCGCACTAAAGTATGATGTTTTATATCATGGTCATTCCAGCTTTGGAGACGATATCTCACTTTGTGTGTCATGGCTGCCTCTTTGTTGGTACCTCAGCCCAGACCTTCAACACACCTGCTCACCTCATTACAGAATATCTACCTGCCCACATTGTCCTTTCCTGTGGGC
The genomic region above belongs to Labrus bergylta chromosome 21, fLabBer1.1, whole genome shotgun sequence and contains:
- the eme1 gene encoding crossover junction endonuclease EME1, which encodes MGSYSDSTSDLDEELPVFDFLSQVSRSHTEKPEAAKFTAVKGSVGKRTADVLMISSDSDDGAPYVPLAQRLKQKQDNVITTSSAAANGKYAERCFMSNLSSIHQVRTTTNRSSDGSEDSAALPPEPLSCTETSPAKRKPAKRSAEEMHASREEALRRRRQAREGQQKDKGALRQEQERQKAERRALAEAAKALRPEECIKHMVVAVDPALLQLEGGGTLLASVQALGCSCAIEKQPLPRSVSWMRRTPCAQTEDGVCEPEAHVVMQMTVDDFITLIHNYIQEERQGRSDSGPSLSSWVQEQQRRHPDKILSLVVIDLEKYFRSNKSQSQKRFREAVAGEEQGGGKAKKRRKNGAAEVLPEVSRVELEEAVVHLQLHTGVSVRFLSTWKDFSDHITMTTKAVAEAPFKRERDKTGFSFCLESEWAGGQKSDKAGKGLLQVWKRQIQQLNRVSPDMASAILAAYPSPRLLQKAYDLRKSDREKIALLSDLLIRRGEGVTSTTRRVGPELSKRLFLLMNSRDPEQTLDSTV
- the mrpl27 gene encoding 39S ribosomal protein L27, mitochondrial, yielding MAALASLMLRSRAGLLSPGRSALLDSVRFASKKSGGSSKNVGGKSAGRRYGFKKQDGNFVHAGNILATQRLMRYQPGAHVGMGTNKTLYALEDGYVRFTKEVYIPAPRSPESTQIITKLPKGAVLYKTFINVLPVKQEGKFKLVDMV